A stretch of Pelecanus crispus isolate bPelCri1 chromosome 3, bPelCri1.pri, whole genome shotgun sequence DNA encodes these proteins:
- the CAPN9 gene encoding LOW QUALITY PROTEIN: calpain-9 (The sequence of the model RefSeq protein was modified relative to this genomic sequence to represent the inferred CDS: substituted 3 bases at 3 genomic stop codons) — MPYLHKDSKPRLPTLPGTTCAVHSLGKTYKELKQDCLHRGVLFEDPNFPTCNSSLFFSKKPPSPLIWKRPTDIAKDPKFILGGVTRTDICQGDLGDCCLLSAIASLTLNEKTXARVVPLDQNLGPDYAGIFHFQFWQHNEWLHVMIDDQLPTLKGQLVFLHSAQHKEFWSALLEKAYPKLNGNYEALKGGSAIEAMEDFTGGVGETYDVKKAPDNFYEILGKALKRCSMVGCDVDTKSQRQRRIQIHFGLIGGHAYSVTGIDEVRYQGQQVQLIRIRNPWGWVEWNGPWSDKSLEWHSVSPSEQKHLSQVALDDGEFWMKFEDFKVHFDKVQICNLAPDALEDCTACKWEVTIHQGSWIRGSTAGGCKKFXETFWTNPQIKLHLIEKDDGQDDCTFIVALMQKDRRKFKNLGAEMLTIGYSFYESPSRDGHLGKDFFKHHYSKAKSKAYIKSGEVSNQFKLLPADYIFVPDTSEPHQESDFCLRIFSEKAAINEVLDENVAIDLPEPLYPTPSPQETEEEKQLQALFEQISGKDMXIAAELKYVLNAVLEKTKNIKFKNLSLTSCQNIISLMDTSGNGKLEFSEFKVFWEKMKKWLNIFLQFDFDKSGSMSSYELCTALKAAGYQFNNCLLQLLVLRNSDKQLQIEFDDFLNCLICLENARVFQAPSVKNKEFINLNIGEFINMAMNI; from the exons aTGCCCTACCTGCACAAGGACTCAAAGCCCAggctgcccacgctgcccgGGACCACATGTGCCGTCCACAGCTTGGGGAAAACCTACAAGGAGCTGAAGCAGGACTGCCTGCACAGGGGGGTCCTCTTTGAGGACCCCAACTTCCCCACCTGCAactcctctctcttcttcagTAAAAAGCCACCCAGTCCCTTGATCTGGAAGAGGCCCACA GACATTGCCAAAGACCCCAAGTTTATCCTTGGAGGAGTCACAAGAACTGACATTTGCCAAGGGGATCTTG GTGACTGCTGCCTTTTATCAGCCATAGCTTCTCTCACACTGAATGAAAAAACATGAGCAAGAGTGGTGCCACTGGATCAAAATTTGGGGCCAGATTATGCTGGAATATTTCACTTCC agttttggcAACATAATGAGTGGCTGCATGTCATGATTGATGACCAATTACCCACCTTAAAAGGCCAGTTGGTTTTCCTGCACTCAGCTCAACACAAAGAATTTTGGAGTGCCTTACTAGAGAAAGCCTATCCCAA GCTGAATGGTAACTATGAGGCTCTGAAAGGAGGCAGTGCAATAGAAGCCATGGAGGATTTCACGGGGGGTGTAGGAGAAACATATGATGTTAAAAAAGCTCCTGACAATTTCTATGAAATCCTAGGGAAAGCTCTGAAAAGATGCTCTATGGTGGGCT GTGATGTTGATACAAAATCACAGAGGCAGAGAAG AATCCAGATTCACTTTGGCCTTATAGGGGGCCATGCTTACTCAGTGACCGGCATTGATGAG GTGAGATATCAGGGCCAGCAAGTGCAGCTCATAAGGATAAGGAACCCCTGGGGTTGGGTTGAGTGGAATGGTCCTTGGAGTGACAA atCTCTGGAGTGGCATTCAGTCAGCCCATCGGAGCAGAAACACCTATCTCAGGTAGCACTGGATGATGGAGAGTTCTG GATGAAATTTGAAGACTTCAAAGTGCATTTTGATAAAGTCCAGATCTGCAACCTGGCTCCAGATGCCCTGGAAGATTGCACTGCCTGCAAGTGGGAGGTGACCATCCACCAGGGGAGCTGGATCCGGGGATCCACTGCAGGAGGATGTAAAAAATTTTGAG AGACTTTCTGGACAAATCCACAAATCAAGCTGCATTTGATAGAGAAAGATGATGGACAAGATGACTGCACATTCATAGTAGCTCTGATGCAAAAGGATCGCCGTAAATTCAAGAACCTTGGCGCTGAAATGCTAACCATTGGCTACTCTTTTTATGAG AGCCCCAGCAGAGATGGACACTTGGGCAAAGACTTCTTCAAGCACCACTACTCCAAGGCCAAGAGCAAAGCCTACATTAAATCAGGGGAAGTATCTAACCAATTCAAGCTGCTGCCGGCCGATTACATTTTTGTTCCAGACACCTCTGAGCCTCACCAGGAGTCAGATTTCTGCCTGAGAATTTTCTCTGAGAAGGCGGCCATCAATGA ggTTCTAGATGAAAACGTTGCCATTGATCTCCCTGAG CCTCTATACCCAACCCCAAGCCCAcaagaaactgaagaagaaaagcagttgcAGGCACTGTTTGAGCAGATTTCAGGAAAG gaCATGTAGATAGCTGCAGAACTCAAATATGTTCTGAATGCTGTATTAGAAAAAA caaAGAACATCAAATTCAAGAACTTAAGTCTCACGTCATGCCAAAATATAATTTCTCTTATGGAT ACCAGTGGCAACGGAAAACTGGAATTTAGTGAGTTCAaagttttctgggaaaaaatgaagaaatggctA AATATCTTTCTTCAATTTGACTTTGATAAATCTGGCTCCATGTCCTCCTATGAGCTTTGCACTGCTCTTAAAGCTGCAG GATACCAATTCAACAACTGCCTGCTGCAACTGCTTGTCCTCCGAAACTCTGACAAACAGCTCCAGATTGAATTTGATGATTTTCTGAACTGCTTAATTTGCTTAGAGAATGCAA gagtATTCCAAGCACCGAGTGTGAAAAACAAGGAGTTCATTAACCTGAATATAGGCGAG TTTATCAACATGGCAATGAACATCTGA